The genome window TTCCTTTGTAATTTTTCCAATCTTTGCATCTCCTATAATGACTTTATCAATTTGTGTAACTGATTTTACTTCAGCGGCTGTTCCTGTCATAAATATCTCATCAGCAGAATACAAATCTCCTCTTTCAAGATCTCTTTCTATTATAGAGCCACCATTTTCTTCAATGATTTTAATCACACTATCCCTTGTAATTCCATCTAGTCCTCCTGCTGAAAGTGGTGGTGTTTTAATAATATCGTTCTTCACAACAAAAATATTTTCCGCACTACCTTCAGCGACTTTTCCATGTATGTTTAGCATTATTGCTTCATCGTATCCATTATCAAGTGCTTCTACTCGTGCTAGTGCCGCATTTGCATAGTTTGATGCTGCTTTTGCTTGCATTGGTTGAAATCTTGAATCTATTTTAAGCCAACTTGAAACCTTACATTTTGCCCCAGAAAATTTCCCTGCTTTCCCTTCACCCATAGCCCATTCCCAACATGCAATTGACACATCAACTTTATTTGGAGTTGGTGTGAGACCCATTGTACCAAATCCATAGTATGCTAGTGGTCTAACATAACATTCTTGCAGACCATTCGCTTTTATCGTTTTAATTATTGCGTCTGTGATCTCTTTTTTAGAAAATTGCATTTTCATTGAGTATAATTTTGCTGAATTGAAAAATCTGTCAACATGTTCGGTAAGTCTAAAAATTGCTGAACCATTTGCAGTGTTATAACATCTAATTCCCTCAAAGATTGATGTTGAATAATGTAAGGCATGAGTAAGTACATGGACTTTGGCATTTTTGAATGGAACTAATTTTCCATTCATCCAAATTTTACCCTTTTCTTTCATAGCAAAGCAAAAAAAACTATCTAATTTAAAGAATTATTTTTTAATTACTTTTTACTGCATTTGAAACCTACATATCCCATGAATGACAAGTTTTGTTATGGAATGGATTTTGGGATTTGGTGGAATTATCTTTCTTGTTATAGGCTTGATTGGTCAGGCAATTGAAATGAGAAAAATTCGTATGACTAACAAAGATGAGGATTTAGGTTCAGTAAATATTTTCATAAACAAGAA of Nitrosopumilus sp. contains these proteins:
- a CDS encoding branched-chain amino acid transaminase, translated to MKEKGKIWMNGKLVPFKNAKVHVLTHALHYSTSIFEGIRCYNTANGSAIFRLTEHVDRFFNSAKLYSMKMQFSKKEITDAIIKTIKANGLQECYVRPLAYYGFGTMGLTPTPNKVDVSIACWEWAMGEGKAGKFSGAKCKVSSWLKIDSRFQPMQAKAASNYANAALARVEALDNGYDEAIMLNIHGKVAEGSAENIFVVKNDIIKTPPLSAGGLDGITRDSVIKIIEENGGSIIERDLERGDLYSADEIFMTGTAAEVKSVTQIDKVIIGDAKIGKITKELQKSFLDAAMGNDKRFLPWLTFI